The DNA sequence CATGGTCACCTCCTAGAGCTTTCCATATGTTTTACATCAAGCATATAGAGTCGAACTTCCTGAGAAAATTCAAGGCACCGTACCTGCAAAAACTTGTCGTCAATATAGGTAACATTGAGTAATTCAAAGTTTGTTATGAACAGAGATAACAACAATTAGTGTTTgttaatccttttttttttgttcgcTATTATGCAGGATATTCAAGGACGGTGCGCGAGTACGAAGTGCGTTACCAGCGGTTACGAGAACGGGGCGAGGCTTACACTAACTGGTTAAATCGAATCCCCCGCGAGCAGTATGCGTTAGCATTTGATGGTGGCTACCGAtggggtcacatgacgacgaatttAGTAGAATGCATCAACTCAGTCTTGATGGGTGCACGTAATCTTCCCATCACTGCACTTGTCAAAGCAACATTCTACAGGTTTAATGAGTTGTTCACCCGAAAAAGATCCGAAGCGGAGGCTCGGATTAATGCTGGTCATATTTTTTCTGAGCTTGTGACCTCAAAATTGCATGCAAACCAACTTGCATCAGGGAACATCCAGGTTAATTGCTTCGACAGGCAGAATGAGGTCTTTGAAATGCGTGAGATGCCAAGTGGATTGGAGTATGCCGTTGACCTTCGCCGGCACCGATGTGACTGTGGTGAGTTCCAAGTGGACCGGATTCCGTGTCGGCATGTGTTTGCATGCTGTGCAAATCAAAGACTGGATTAGCAAGTGTACGTCCATGATGTGTATAAGATGGACCAAGTACGACGGGTTTACCGTGCTAGGTTTAGGCCCTTGGGAAACCCAACTATATGGCCTGCATACAATGGGCCGCGGTTCGTACAAAATCCGTACCTCAGGCGCGTAACCAAAGGTCGGCCCAGGATGACGcgcttcttgaatgagatggacacgcGAATGTTACGTCGTCCACGGCGATGTAGGCAATGTGGGGTCGAGGGACACATCCGTTGTAGATGTCGTCAAACAGTTGGTGCAAGTGGCGGAGATAATGCTCAGTAGAGCCACATATATTATTCTATTTGAAACCTTGTAACTTATATTAATCTACTATAAGATTTGCGCGTCTTTAGATTTATATATTATGCTATTTGAAACAAGTATTTAGATTTCTGTATTAATCTGCTCTATGGCAGATGtgatttctatttcaatctaCTCTATTTCAAATGTAGCCCATATTAATTTGATAACTTCATACATAGTACTTGATAACTAATTAAGCtaataaatacatagaaaactgaACTAATACATAGCCCATATTAATTTGATAACTTCATACATAGTCGATTAATAAGTTAATTCCCATATAGAAAATGTAAACTATACAAGCATCTACTTTCTCATTGtccactttacatctttcacaaaACTCTTACATTTTTTGGCGGCCTTTTTGAACATGGACGGAGTGAATCGATTAGCACTACGACGAGGCGGATCAACCCTGAGATTGTAACCTTTTCCTGTATCATCTGGAGTGCGTCCCTCACCTAGATACAACTTAATTAGACAGACCATCTTAACATGATTATATTAACATCAAACACAAACATATCATCATGGATACCACATATGAACATATTATAATCAAGTGAGCAAACAAGTATATAATCGGAACTTCTTCGTGTGCATTGTCTATATTCCGTTGCTGATGAGGAACTCCCTGCACAAAACCAAACTGTCGCCTACACCGATCGGTTGCATGCCACTCAATGCATTCAAAAGATACCAACGGGACCGTAGCACTCCACACAACTGAGTGCATGTACATATCTGCAGGAATTATGTCCGGATCCACTCGATCCATAGAATAAGCAACCCACGCAAACTGTGAAAGATAAACGACACTAGTGATTATAATCGGAATAACAATAACACTGCAACCCCTAAACCAAATATTTCTTTAATGAAAATATACCTGGCCTTCCTGCAGATCATCGAAAGCCTTCCTAAAATCAGCAAGTTTCATATACCTAAAGCGTCGGTCTCCACGCTCCTAGTTACGCCAACTAATATCGCTTAATTCATTAATAGGactagattctaaatatgaaGATATGGAGTAAATGTAAGATAACGTTACCTGTTCGCAAGCGAAAAACTACGAGATTTCCTAGGAATCGGAGCTAGGAATGGCAGGCGCATCCAAGCCCAAACGAGCAGCAGTGTCAGCGAATCGTTGATCTCCTTACAATCAAAACGAGATGCCCTGCATAACGCCCTGTACAGATGTGCAAGGCAAGCCGATCCCCAACTGAACTGTACGATACTGCCAAATTCACGAAGTAAAGGCAAAAACTTCCAGTGCACAGATGCCCCCGACTTGTCTCCCAACAATATTGTACTGAACAACAACATAATGTGGACCTTCACGTACCTCTGTTTACTTTCTTCGTCAATCAACTGTTGCCGTTCTTTTAGATTCCGTAGCCACCCTATTTTTATACCACTTCCTCTACATTCTGATTTTCTTGGTGTAACCCCAAATTGGTGCAAACACTCCGCCTCTAAGGCGTCAACATTGCTGATAGTCATCCCTGTGACTGGAAGACCGTCCGTTGGAAGACCAAGTATCATAGCCACATCTTCGAGTGTCACAGCACATTCACCAATCAGAAGATGAAAGGTATGTGTCTCTGGATGCCACCTTTCGACTAAAGCATTTACGAGTGCTTTCTGACACTGGACTATGCCAATTTGAGATGCATGATAAAACCCGATAAATCGTAAATGGTCCGCCACCCTATTATCGTACCGATCCGGAGGGACAGGGTGATTACACCTCAACATTTGTAAACTCTACAAaaacataaattataaattacaaattataaattatatacctAAATATAACAGCATGCTTAAGTCAATAAAAAACATAACAATAAACAACTAATTATTATCAAAAACCAAATAcattgtattattatattttacaaaACTTAATTATTGATCAAAATCAGCAACATTAATCCAAAAACGtatcttttaaatatatattttttactaaaaatattacaaaaatttcTAAACATATTCCTTATTACTTTTACCGTCCGGAGCCTAAATTTAAACTACTAACaatctataattaatttttttataataataattattattatgaaataataataataataataataataataataattctaataATTCAGAGCCTAAATTTAAACTACTAACAatctataattaaattttttataataataataattattattatgaattaataataataataataataataataataataataataataataataataataataataataataataatatcactgACATAGGTTGTTCCTAAATCGACCTAACAAGAACAgttataatataactaaattaacaacaacaattataattctaaattaataataacaacaaaattaacaatcataataattataataGTCATAACATCCTAATTAGAACGTTCAACCCAAACCAGCAACAACAACTACCGTaactttcaaataataataataataaaaataaaaataatgacaataataataataatattactaaCATATACTTAACTTGATCTACTAATAACAACaactataattaaatttttgacaatattaattatatttcttaaaaaattaaaaaataataaaaaagcttACATAATCAGAATGGTTGAGATATCTTATAATACGAAGTTCAAGACAATTAACATCTttagatttttgtatttttgacattataatttttttcttttttttgctcaCTTTGGGAAGAAGAAGATCTGAAAGAGAATGGGAGAAAGGTTGGTGCTGGGATGGAGAAGAAGAGCAATTCGGATAGTGGGACTGGGAATACATGCAGTAAAGGGAAGGAGCTGGGGTTAGGGGGCACCGCTGTGGGGAATAACGGGGACGCGACACGTGGCGGGGGAGGGGGCAGATCAGACCCTGCGATCTGTGGTAGCAACGCGGACCGCCCGATTTGTAATGAAAAATTCGGACGGTCCGATCTGTCTTTACCTGATCCCACACTGTTGTAAAGCACACTCTCTccataattagtaaaataattgatttaataattGACCGTCATAAAATTAACAGAGGTTAAAATGGGTAAAATAAAAACTTATTCAGCGTTTTTCGacaaaattgaattgaattaaaaatgtaaggg is a window from the Arachis hypogaea cultivar Tifrunner chromosome 1, arahy.Tifrunner.gnm2.J5K5, whole genome shotgun sequence genome containing:
- the LOC112761667 gene encoding uncharacterized protein; the encoded protein is MAAVVAEVPIVADGEFAVGMELGSREAVIRAMKEYAIQRSVDYRVRYNGSHTCTRATISQDHSKLDNTIAEAIKPLVEADPLLKVDGTHLYGKYKGCLLVAVSQDGNNNIVPIAFAIVEGKTSDAWHFFLTNLRQHVVTPDGVGLISDQHESINAAVAHSNGAWSPPRAFHMFYIKHIESNFLRKFKAPYLQKLVVNIGYSRTVREYEVRYQRLRERGEAYTNWLNRIPREQYALAFDGGYRWGHMTTNLVECINSVLMGARNLPITALVKATFYRFNELFTRKRSEAEARINAGHIFSELVTSKLHANQLASGNIQVNCFDRQNEVFEMREMPSGLEYAVDLRRHRCDCGEFQVDRIPCRHVFACCANQRLD
- the LOC112705069 gene encoding serine/threonine-protein phosphatase 7 long form homolog isoform X2 — protein: MERVCFTTVWDQVKTDRTVRIFHYKSGGPRCYHRSQGLICPLPRHVSRPRYSPQRCPLTPAPSLYCMYSQSHYPNCSSSPSQHQPFSHSLSDLLLPKVSKKKKKIIMSKIQKSKDVNCLELRIIRYLNHSDYSLQMLRCNHPVPPDRYDNRVADHLRFIGFYHASQIGIVQCQKALVNALVERWHPETHTFHLLIGECAVTLEDVAMILGLPTDGLPVTGMTISNVDALEAECLHQFGVTPRKSECRGSGIKIGWLRNLKERQQLIDEESKQRYVKVHIMLLFSTILLGDKSGASVHWKFLPLLREFGSIVQFSWGSACLAHLYRALCRASRFDCKEINDSLTLLLVWAWMRLPFLAPIPRKSRSFSLANR
- the LOC112705069 gene encoding serine/threonine-protein phosphatase 7 long form homolog isoform X1; this translates as MERVCFTTVWDQVKTDRTVRIFHYKSGGPRCYHRSQGLICPLPRHVSRPRYSPQRCPLTPAPSLYCMYSQSHYPNCSSSPSQHQPFSHSLSDLLLPKVSKKKKKIIMSKIQKSKDVNCLELRIIRYLNHSDYSLQMLRCNHPVPPDRYDNRVADHLRFIGFYHASQIGIVQCQKALVNALVERWHPETHTFHLLIGECAVTLEDVAMILGLPTDGLPVTGMTISNVDALEAECLHQFGVTPRKSECRGSGIKIGWLRNLKERQQLIDEESKQRYVKVHIMLLFSTILLGDKSGASVHWKFLPLLREFGSIVQFSWGSACLAHLYRALCRASRFDCKEINDSLTLLLVWAWMRLPFLAPIPRKSRSFSLANRSVETDALGI